A stretch of Gloeocapsa sp. PCC 73106 DNA encodes these proteins:
- a CDS encoding 3'-5' exonuclease, translating to MTTFTRNLAIDIEMNLRKICSFELMKRIRVENIDSWLSSFLKSEGITTQIVYDDTLKSLWERAYTTAPSSLSFPLSFYQDEWKEVIQSHNITSLKDYFNVSRVGRGTGLKRIERAAIWRVFEEYRDLLQQKGWKEKEDALRDAYSILKSKPSNILPFRAIIVDEAQDMSEGVFTLLRAMVPADQGGNDLFIVGDPHQRIYGQKVVLSHCGIAIRGRSHKLNINYRTTEQIRRWATSILDGIDFDDLDGESDNLKGYCSLLRGEDPLIQGFSSFEEEVKFLQQQINAIAENTPLASICLVLRTNQLVERYRHALGEYNISTQTILTNESDNQSLPGLRVATMHRVKGLQFEHVFLPALNRGTVPLKNVLDNSSDLTARQDKLALERSLIHVAATRAKRSVTITYYGVKSDFLKF from the coding sequence ATTACTACCTTTACTCGTAATTTAGCAATAGATATTGAGATGAATCTGCGCAAAATCTGCTCATTTGAATTAATGAAACGAATTAGGGTAGAAAATATCGATTCTTGGTTGAGTAGTTTTCTTAAAAGCGAAGGTATTACTACGCAAATTGTTTACGATGACACGCTTAAATCTTTGTGGGAACGAGCTTATACTACCGCACCTAGTTCTCTTTCCTTCCCTCTATCTTTTTATCAAGATGAGTGGAAAGAGGTAATCCAATCTCATAATATTACTAGCCTCAAGGATTATTTTAATGTGTCTCGGGTGGGAAGGGGTACTGGTCTTAAGCGGATCGAAAGAGCGGCGATTTGGCGGGTGTTTGAAGAATACCGGGATCTTCTTCAACAAAAGGGTTGGAAGGAAAAGGAGGACGCGCTACGGGATGCTTACAGTATCCTTAAGAGTAAGCCGAGTAATATTCTTCCTTTTCGGGCGATTATCGTCGATGAAGCTCAAGATATGAGTGAAGGTGTTTTTACTTTGTTACGCGCTATGGTTCCTGCTGATCAAGGGGGGAATGATTTGTTTATCGTGGGCGATCCACATCAGCGCATTTATGGACAAAAGGTTGTCCTCAGTCACTGTGGTATTGCGATCCGTGGTCGCTCCCATAAACTCAATATCAACTATCGTACTACCGAACAAATTCGCCGTTGGGCAACCTCTATCTTAGATGGTATTGATTTTGATGACCTCGATGGAGAATCAGACAATCTTAAGGGTTATTGTTCTCTACTTCGAGGAGAGGATCCTTTAATTCAAGGTTTTTCTTCTTTTGAGGAGGAGGTAAAGTTTTTACAGCAACAAATCAACGCTATAGCTGAAAATACTCCCCTAGCTAGTATTTGTTTAGTATTAAGAACTAACCAGCTTGTGGAGCGTTATCGCCACGCTTTAGGGGAATATAATATATCTACCCAGACGATCCTGACGAATGAATCTGATAATCAATCTTTACCTGGTCTTCGCGTCGCTACTATGCACCGGGTTAAGGGATTACAATTTGAACATGTTTTCCTACCTGCTTTGAATAGAGGTACTGTTCCTTTGAAAAATGTCTTAGATAACTCTTCTGATTTAACCGCTCGTCAAGATAAATTGGCTCTAGAACGTTCTTTAATCCACGTCGCCGCTACTAGGGCTAAACGGTCGGTTACCATTACTTATTATGGTGTAAAGAGCGATTTTTTAAAGTTTTAG